A genomic window from Zalophus californianus isolate mZalCal1 chromosome 13, mZalCal1.pri.v2, whole genome shotgun sequence includes:
- the ZNF484 gene encoding zinc finger protein 484 isoform X6 — MTKSLGSVSFKDVTVDFSRDEWQQLDLAQKSLYRDVMLENYFNLISVGCQVPKPEVIFSLEQEEPCLLDGEISSHSCLDGDIGFETSQQGMSEEVSIQFERINLFTGDDPYSILEDLWQDDKQTGRCEENQNTGVTQVHFINKGPLFNERDCEYKDNGKIDHVNTYLVPARKRLQNYESFGRSLKPIVSLCDYRNNARGNPDKIIGYGNIFTHMNPHTETNACEYNQCKKLLSHKQALIQHQKIHTEENLNLFSDYVKIFTQKPHLFAHQSICAEEKQHECSKCEVVFTQKPQLAVPQKASIGGKPCTRTEYEKDLSLKSNHEKTHTEENHCKCNEYGKAFIQKSDLFRCQGIHIGEKPYEYSECGKNVSQNSNLSVHKKIHTGEKHFECTECGKAFTRKSTLSMHQKIHTGEKPYVCTECGKAFIRKSHFITHERIHTGEKPYECSDCGKSFIKKSQLHVHQRIHTGENPFICTECGKVFTHKTNLIIHQKIHTGERPYICAECAKAFTDRSNLIKHQKIHTGEKPYKCSDCGKSFTWKSRLRIHQKCHTGERRHECSECGKAFIQKSTLSMHQRIHRGEKPYVCPECGKAFFHKSHFISHERIHTGEKPYECSDCGKSFTKKSQLHVHQQIHTGEKPYRCAECGKAFTDRSNLFTHQKIHTGEKPYKCSDCGKAFTRKSGLHIHQQSHTGERHYECSECGKAFARKSTLIMHQRIHTGEKPYICTECGKSFIQKSHLNRHRRIHTGEKPYECGDCGKAFIKKSQLHEHHRIHTGEKPFICAECGKAFTIRSNLIKHQKIHAKQKPCKGSDFRKALNWRPQLSIHQKSDSEEVGCPVPQSWCGDTK, encoded by the exons GGGTCAGTGTCATTCAAGGATGTAACAGTAGACTTCAGCAGGGATGAGTGGCAACAATTGGACCTTGCTCAGAAAAGCCTGTACAGGGATGTAATGCTGGAAAACTATTTCAACTTGATCTCAGTGG GGTGTCAAGTGCCCAAACCAGAAGTCATCTTCAGTTTGGAGCAAGAAGAGCCATGTCTGCTGGATGGTGAAATCTCAAGCCACAGCTGTCTTG atGGGGATATTGGTTTTGAAACTTCACAGCAGGGAATGTCTGAAGAAGTTTCAATCCAGTTTGAGAGAATTAATCTCTTTACAGGAGATGACCCATATTCCATTTTAGAAGATTTGTGGCAAGATGATAAACAGACAGGGAGATGTGAGGAAAACCAGAACACAGGTGTAACACAAGTTCACTTTATCAACAAGGGACCACTATTTAATGAGAGAGACTGTGAATATAAGGACAATGGGAAAATTGATCATGTAAACACATACCTTGTTCCTGCAAGAAAAAGACTCCAGAACTATGAATCATTTGGAAGGAGTTTGAAGCCTATTGTAAGCTTATGTGATTATAGAAACAATGCAAGAGGAAATCCTGATAAGATTATTGGATATGGTAATATTTTCACTCATATGAATCCTCATACAGAAACGAATGCTTGTGAATATAACCAGTGTAAGAAACTTCTGAGTCATAAGCAAGCTCTCATTCAACATCAAAAAATTCATACTGAGGAGAATctcaatttattttctgattatgtAAAAATTTTCACCCAGAAGCCACACCTCTTTGCACATCAAAGTATTTGTGCTGAAGAGAAACAGCATGAATGCAGCAAATGTGAGGTAGTCTTCACTCAGAAGCCCCAACTTGCTGTACCTCAGAAGGCTTCTATAGGAGGGAAACCCTGTACACGCACTGAATATGAGAAGGACTTGTCCCTCAAGTCAAATCATGAGAAAACTCACACTGAGGAGAATCACTGTAAATGCAATGAATATGGAAAAGCCTTTATCCAGAAGTCAGATCTGTTCAGATGCCAAGGAATTCATATTGGAGAAAAACCCTATGAATATAGTGAGTGTGGGAAAAATGTCTCTCAGAATTCAAACCTCAGTGTACATAAAAAAatccatactggagagaaacaCTTTGAATGTactgaatgtggaaaagccttcacAAGGAAGTCAACTCTAAGTATGCATCAGAAAATTCATACAGGAGAAAAACCCTATGTATGTAccgaatgtgggaaagcctttatcCGGAAGTCCCATTTTATCACACAtgagagaattcatactggagagaaaccttacgaATGCAGTGACTGTGGAAAGTCCTTTATAAAGAAGTCACAACTCCATGTGCATCAGCGAATTCACACAGGGGAGAATCCCTTCATATGTACAGAATGTGGGAAGGTCTTCACTCACAAGACAAATCTCATCATACACCAGaaaattcatactggagagagaCCTTATATATGTGCCGAATGTGCAAAGGCCTTTACTGACAGGTCAAATCTCATTAAACACCAAAAAATTCATACcggagagaaaccctataaatgcAGTGACTGTGGAAAGTCATTCACCTGGAAGTCACGGCTCAGGATACACCAGAAATGCCATACTGGAGAGAGACGTCATGAGTGCAGTGAGTGCGGGAAAGCCTTCATCCAAAAGTCAACTCTAAGTATGCATCAGAGAATTCATAGAGGAGAAAAACCCTATGTTTGTCctgaatgtgggaaggccttcttccacaaatcacattttatttcccacgagagaattcatactggagagaaaccttacgaATGCAGTGACTGTGGGAAATCCTTCACAAAGAAGTCACAACTCCATGTACATCAGCAaattcacacaggagagaaaccctatagATGTGCTGAGTGTGGAAAGGCCTTCACTGACAGATCGAATCTCTTTACACACCAGAAAATTCATACTGgggagaaaccctataaatgtagTGACTGTGGAAAAGCCTTTACTCGGAAGTCAGGCCTCCATATACATCAGCAATCTCATACTGGAGAGAGACACtatgagtgcagtgaatgtgggaaagcctttgcAAGAAAATCAACACTAATTAtgcatcagagaattcatacaggagagaaaccctatatTTGTACAGAATGTGGGAAGTCCTTCATCCAGAAATCACATTTAAATCGGCATcggagaattcatactggagagaaaccctatgaatgcgGTGACTGTGGGAAGGCCTTCATTAAGAAGTCACAACTCCATGAACATCATCGAATTCACACAGGGGAGAAACCATTTATATGTGCTGAGTGTGGAAAAGCCTTCACCATCAGATCAAATCTTATTAAACACCAGAAAATTCATGCTAAACAGAAACCCTGTAAAGGCAGTGACTTTAGGAAAGCCTTAAACTGGAGACCACAGCTCAGTATACATCAGAAATCAGATTCTGAGGAAGTAGGGTGCCCAGTGCCACAATCATGGTGTGGAGATACAAAGTAG
- the ZNF484 gene encoding zinc finger protein 484 isoform X2: MSTHPWAPRKIGVLRYTEISASFPEEPEMTKSLGSVSFKDVTVDFSRDEWQQLDLAQKSLYRDVMLENYFNLISVGCQVPKPEVIFSLEQEEPCLLDGEISSHSCLDGDIGFETSQQGMSEEVSIQFERINLFTGDDPYSILEDLWQDDKQTGRCEENQNTGVTQVHFINKGPLFNERDCEYKDNGKIDHVNTYLVPARKRLQNYESFGRSLKPIVSLCDYRNNARGNPDKIIGYGNIFTHMNPHTETNACEYNQCKKLLSHKQALIQHQKIHTEENLNLFSDYVKIFTQKPHLFAHQSICAEEKQHECSKCEVVFTQKPQLAVPQKASIGGKPCTRTEYEKDLSLKSNHEKTHTEENHCKCNEYGKAFIQKSDLFRCQGIHIGEKPYEYSECGKNVSQNSNLSVHKKIHTGEKHFECTECGKAFTRKSTLSMHQKIHTGEKPYVCTECGKAFIRKSHFITHERIHTGEKPYECSDCGKSFIKKSQLHVHQRIHTGENPFICTECGKVFTHKTNLIIHQKIHTGERPYICAECAKAFTDRSNLIKHQKIHTGEKPYKCSDCGKSFTWKSRLRIHQKCHTGERRHECSECGKAFIQKSTLSMHQRIHRGEKPYVCPECGKAFFHKSHFISHERIHTGEKPYECSDCGKSFTKKSQLHVHQQIHTGEKPYRCAECGKAFTDRSNLFTHQKIHTGEKPYKCSDCGKAFTRKSGLHIHQQSHTGERHYECSECGKAFARKSTLIMHQRIHTGEKPYICTECGKSFIQKSHLNRHRRIHTGEKPYECGDCGKAFIKKSQLHEHHRIHTGEKPFICAECGKAFTIRSNLIKHQKIHAKQKPCKGSDFRKALNWRPQLSIHQKSDSEEVGCPVPQSWCGDTK, from the exons GGGTCAGTGTCATTCAAGGATGTAACAGTAGACTTCAGCAGGGATGAGTGGCAACAATTGGACCTTGCTCAGAAAAGCCTGTACAGGGATGTAATGCTGGAAAACTATTTCAACTTGATCTCAGTGG GGTGTCAAGTGCCCAAACCAGAAGTCATCTTCAGTTTGGAGCAAGAAGAGCCATGTCTGCTGGATGGTGAAATCTCAAGCCACAGCTGTCTTG atGGGGATATTGGTTTTGAAACTTCACAGCAGGGAATGTCTGAAGAAGTTTCAATCCAGTTTGAGAGAATTAATCTCTTTACAGGAGATGACCCATATTCCATTTTAGAAGATTTGTGGCAAGATGATAAACAGACAGGGAGATGTGAGGAAAACCAGAACACAGGTGTAACACAAGTTCACTTTATCAACAAGGGACCACTATTTAATGAGAGAGACTGTGAATATAAGGACAATGGGAAAATTGATCATGTAAACACATACCTTGTTCCTGCAAGAAAAAGACTCCAGAACTATGAATCATTTGGAAGGAGTTTGAAGCCTATTGTAAGCTTATGTGATTATAGAAACAATGCAAGAGGAAATCCTGATAAGATTATTGGATATGGTAATATTTTCACTCATATGAATCCTCATACAGAAACGAATGCTTGTGAATATAACCAGTGTAAGAAACTTCTGAGTCATAAGCAAGCTCTCATTCAACATCAAAAAATTCATACTGAGGAGAATctcaatttattttctgattatgtAAAAATTTTCACCCAGAAGCCACACCTCTTTGCACATCAAAGTATTTGTGCTGAAGAGAAACAGCATGAATGCAGCAAATGTGAGGTAGTCTTCACTCAGAAGCCCCAACTTGCTGTACCTCAGAAGGCTTCTATAGGAGGGAAACCCTGTACACGCACTGAATATGAGAAGGACTTGTCCCTCAAGTCAAATCATGAGAAAACTCACACTGAGGAGAATCACTGTAAATGCAATGAATATGGAAAAGCCTTTATCCAGAAGTCAGATCTGTTCAGATGCCAAGGAATTCATATTGGAGAAAAACCCTATGAATATAGTGAGTGTGGGAAAAATGTCTCTCAGAATTCAAACCTCAGTGTACATAAAAAAatccatactggagagaaacaCTTTGAATGTactgaatgtggaaaagccttcacAAGGAAGTCAACTCTAAGTATGCATCAGAAAATTCATACAGGAGAAAAACCCTATGTATGTAccgaatgtgggaaagcctttatcCGGAAGTCCCATTTTATCACACAtgagagaattcatactggagagaaaccttacgaATGCAGTGACTGTGGAAAGTCCTTTATAAAGAAGTCACAACTCCATGTGCATCAGCGAATTCACACAGGGGAGAATCCCTTCATATGTACAGAATGTGGGAAGGTCTTCACTCACAAGACAAATCTCATCATACACCAGaaaattcatactggagagagaCCTTATATATGTGCCGAATGTGCAAAGGCCTTTACTGACAGGTCAAATCTCATTAAACACCAAAAAATTCATACcggagagaaaccctataaatgcAGTGACTGTGGAAAGTCATTCACCTGGAAGTCACGGCTCAGGATACACCAGAAATGCCATACTGGAGAGAGACGTCATGAGTGCAGTGAGTGCGGGAAAGCCTTCATCCAAAAGTCAACTCTAAGTATGCATCAGAGAATTCATAGAGGAGAAAAACCCTATGTTTGTCctgaatgtgggaaggccttcttccacaaatcacattttatttcccacgagagaattcatactggagagaaaccttacgaATGCAGTGACTGTGGGAAATCCTTCACAAAGAAGTCACAACTCCATGTACATCAGCAaattcacacaggagagaaaccctatagATGTGCTGAGTGTGGAAAGGCCTTCACTGACAGATCGAATCTCTTTACACACCAGAAAATTCATACTGgggagaaaccctataaatgtagTGACTGTGGAAAAGCCTTTACTCGGAAGTCAGGCCTCCATATACATCAGCAATCTCATACTGGAGAGAGACACtatgagtgcagtgaatgtgggaaagcctttgcAAGAAAATCAACACTAATTAtgcatcagagaattcatacaggagagaaaccctatatTTGTACAGAATGTGGGAAGTCCTTCATCCAGAAATCACATTTAAATCGGCATcggagaattcatactggagagaaaccctatgaatgcgGTGACTGTGGGAAGGCCTTCATTAAGAAGTCACAACTCCATGAACATCATCGAATTCACACAGGGGAGAAACCATTTATATGTGCTGAGTGTGGAAAAGCCTTCACCATCAGATCAAATCTTATTAAACACCAGAAAATTCATGCTAAACAGAAACCCTGTAAAGGCAGTGACTTTAGGAAAGCCTTAAACTGGAGACCACAGCTCAGTATACATCAGAAATCAGATTCTGAGGAAGTAGGGTGCCCAGTGCCACAATCATGGTGTGGAGATACAAAGTAG
- the ZNF484 gene encoding zinc finger protein 484 isoform X7 has protein sequence MSEEVSIQFERINLFTGDDPYSILEDLWQDDKQTGRCEENQNTGVTQVHFINKGPLFNERDCEYKDNGKIDHVNTYLVPARKRLQNYESFGRSLKPIVSLCDYRNNARGNPDKIIGYGNIFTHMNPHTETNACEYNQCKKLLSHKQALIQHQKIHTEENLNLFSDYVKIFTQKPHLFAHQSICAEEKQHECSKCEVVFTQKPQLAVPQKASIGGKPCTRTEYEKDLSLKSNHEKTHTEENHCKCNEYGKAFIQKSDLFRCQGIHIGEKPYEYSECGKNVSQNSNLSVHKKIHTGEKHFECTECGKAFTRKSTLSMHQKIHTGEKPYVCTECGKAFIRKSHFITHERIHTGEKPYECSDCGKSFIKKSQLHVHQRIHTGENPFICTECGKVFTHKTNLIIHQKIHTGERPYICAECAKAFTDRSNLIKHQKIHTGEKPYKCSDCGKSFTWKSRLRIHQKCHTGERRHECSECGKAFIQKSTLSMHQRIHRGEKPYVCPECGKAFFHKSHFISHERIHTGEKPYECSDCGKSFTKKSQLHVHQQIHTGEKPYRCAECGKAFTDRSNLFTHQKIHTGEKPYKCSDCGKAFTRKSGLHIHQQSHTGERHYECSECGKAFARKSTLIMHQRIHTGEKPYICTECGKSFIQKSHLNRHRRIHTGEKPYECGDCGKAFIKKSQLHEHHRIHTGEKPFICAECGKAFTIRSNLIKHQKIHAKQKPCKGSDFRKALNWRPQLSIHQKSDSEEVGCPVPQSWCGDTK, from the coding sequence ATGTCTGAAGAAGTTTCAATCCAGTTTGAGAGAATTAATCTCTTTACAGGAGATGACCCATATTCCATTTTAGAAGATTTGTGGCAAGATGATAAACAGACAGGGAGATGTGAGGAAAACCAGAACACAGGTGTAACACAAGTTCACTTTATCAACAAGGGACCACTATTTAATGAGAGAGACTGTGAATATAAGGACAATGGGAAAATTGATCATGTAAACACATACCTTGTTCCTGCAAGAAAAAGACTCCAGAACTATGAATCATTTGGAAGGAGTTTGAAGCCTATTGTAAGCTTATGTGATTATAGAAACAATGCAAGAGGAAATCCTGATAAGATTATTGGATATGGTAATATTTTCACTCATATGAATCCTCATACAGAAACGAATGCTTGTGAATATAACCAGTGTAAGAAACTTCTGAGTCATAAGCAAGCTCTCATTCAACATCAAAAAATTCATACTGAGGAGAATctcaatttattttctgattatgtAAAAATTTTCACCCAGAAGCCACACCTCTTTGCACATCAAAGTATTTGTGCTGAAGAGAAACAGCATGAATGCAGCAAATGTGAGGTAGTCTTCACTCAGAAGCCCCAACTTGCTGTACCTCAGAAGGCTTCTATAGGAGGGAAACCCTGTACACGCACTGAATATGAGAAGGACTTGTCCCTCAAGTCAAATCATGAGAAAACTCACACTGAGGAGAATCACTGTAAATGCAATGAATATGGAAAAGCCTTTATCCAGAAGTCAGATCTGTTCAGATGCCAAGGAATTCATATTGGAGAAAAACCCTATGAATATAGTGAGTGTGGGAAAAATGTCTCTCAGAATTCAAACCTCAGTGTACATAAAAAAatccatactggagagaaacaCTTTGAATGTactgaatgtggaaaagccttcacAAGGAAGTCAACTCTAAGTATGCATCAGAAAATTCATACAGGAGAAAAACCCTATGTATGTAccgaatgtgggaaagcctttatcCGGAAGTCCCATTTTATCACACAtgagagaattcatactggagagaaaccttacgaATGCAGTGACTGTGGAAAGTCCTTTATAAAGAAGTCACAACTCCATGTGCATCAGCGAATTCACACAGGGGAGAATCCCTTCATATGTACAGAATGTGGGAAGGTCTTCACTCACAAGACAAATCTCATCATACACCAGaaaattcatactggagagagaCCTTATATATGTGCCGAATGTGCAAAGGCCTTTACTGACAGGTCAAATCTCATTAAACACCAAAAAATTCATACcggagagaaaccctataaatgcAGTGACTGTGGAAAGTCATTCACCTGGAAGTCACGGCTCAGGATACACCAGAAATGCCATACTGGAGAGAGACGTCATGAGTGCAGTGAGTGCGGGAAAGCCTTCATCCAAAAGTCAACTCTAAGTATGCATCAGAGAATTCATAGAGGAGAAAAACCCTATGTTTGTCctgaatgtgggaaggccttcttccacaaatcacattttatttcccacgagagaattcatactggagagaaaccttacgaATGCAGTGACTGTGGGAAATCCTTCACAAAGAAGTCACAACTCCATGTACATCAGCAaattcacacaggagagaaaccctatagATGTGCTGAGTGTGGAAAGGCCTTCACTGACAGATCGAATCTCTTTACACACCAGAAAATTCATACTGgggagaaaccctataaatgtagTGACTGTGGAAAAGCCTTTACTCGGAAGTCAGGCCTCCATATACATCAGCAATCTCATACTGGAGAGAGACACtatgagtgcagtgaatgtgggaaagcctttgcAAGAAAATCAACACTAATTAtgcatcagagaattcatacaggagagaaaccctatatTTGTACAGAATGTGGGAAGTCCTTCATCCAGAAATCACATTTAAATCGGCATcggagaattcatactggagagaaaccctatgaatgcgGTGACTGTGGGAAGGCCTTCATTAAGAAGTCACAACTCCATGAACATCATCGAATTCACACAGGGGAGAAACCATTTATATGTGCTGAGTGTGGAAAAGCCTTCACCATCAGATCAAATCTTATTAAACACCAGAAAATTCATGCTAAACAGAAACCCTGTAAAGGCAGTGACTTTAGGAAAGCCTTAAACTGGAGACCACAGCTCAGTATACATCAGAAATCAGATTCTGAGGAAGTAGGGTGCCCAGTGCCACAATCATGGTGTGGAGATACAAAGTAG